A stretch of Brassica napus cultivar Da-Ae chromosome C6, Da-Ae, whole genome shotgun sequence DNA encodes these proteins:
- the LOC106405266 gene encoding transcription factor TCP1: MSSSNNDYNNGNNGVYPFSLYLSPLAGHQDIIRNPYNHQPTPSPGQMVSAVPESLINYMSFSSNRAVNQQGFEIPEVSREIKKVVKKDRHSKIQTGQGLRDRRVRLSIGIARQFFDLQDMLGFDKASKTLDWLLKKSRRAIKELVQEKKVNTDEDFANIGGEVEEEEDDGDKSFVYGSSPDSLEEEMVCEVKKAQKRKKKIELRNISSKGSRAKARRKAKEITREMTYDHPETISEITQTETMDPLKRSTIFNEGEDMTHSLYKEATQEFDSQECTLSKAKVNLPTNMDQSYNQHYGTFMLKDQGSSSNYNNILPQNLDFYYDQNPFIDQPFCAVTKTNFPRGFP, from the exons ATGTCTTCTTCCAACAATGATTACAATAATGGTAACAATGGAGTGTACCCTTTTTCTCTTTACCTTTCTCCACTAGCTGGCCATCAAGACATCATCCGTAATCCCTATAATCATCAGCCAACACCATCTCCAGGCCAAATGGTATCAGCAGTGCCTGAGTCTCTGATCAACTACATGTCGTTTAGCTCAAACCGTGCTGTGAATCAGCAAGGGTTCGAGATTCCTGAGGTGTCTAGAGAAATCAAGAAGGTAGTGAAGAAAGATAGGCATAGCAAGATTCAGACGGGACAAGGTCTTAGAGACAGGAGGGTAAGGCTTTCTATTGGTATTGCTCGCCAATTCTTCGATCTCCAGGATATGTTGGGGTTTGATAAAGCCAGTAAAACATTAGACTGGCTACTCAAGAAATCAAGAAGGGCCATCAAAGAGCTTGTCCAAGAAAAAAAGGTCAACACTGATGAAGATTTTGCAAACATAGGAGGTGAagttgaagaggaagaggatgaTGGAGATAAGAGCTTTGTGTATGGTTCAAGCCCTGATTCTTTAGAAGAAGAAATGGTATGTGAGGTCAAGAAGGcacagaagagaaagaagaagattgaaTTGAGAAACATATCCTCAAAGGGATCAAGAGCCAAAGCTAGAAGAAAGGCAAAGGAGATAACAAGAGAAATGACCTATGATCATCCAGAAACCATCTCCGAGATCACACAAACTGAAACCATGGACCCGCTCAAGAGGTCTACTATCTTCAATGAAGGAGAAGACATGACACATTCACTCTACAAGGAAGCAACCCAAGAGTTTGATAGTCAAGAATGTACCTTAAGCAAGGCCAAGGTCAATCTTCCCACCAATATGGATCAAAGTTACAACCAGCATTATGGGACGTTTATGTTGAAAGATCAGGGTTCTAGCAGCAATTACAATAATATTCTGCCTCAAAACTTGGATTTTTATTATGATCAAAACCCTTTTATTGATCAACCCTTTTGTGCAGTCACCAAGACGAATTTCCCCAGGG GGTTTCCATAA
- the LOC106405044 gene encoding uncharacterized protein LOC106405044, with amino-acid sequence MGYSSLVSCFFFLFIIYNGYDVYVYVSIYRLSLALFAQHLYGLTFSPSLTHFVIMKDTKKKIPCSKKLGGYLREQKGRLYIIRRCVVMLICWSD; translated from the exons ATGGGATACAGTTCCCTTGTTAGttgtttctttttcctttttattatctATAATGGGTATGATGTATACGTGTATGTGAGTATATATAGGTTAAGTCTTGCTCTCTTTGCACAACATCTTTATGGTCTCACTTTCTCTCCGTCACTCACAC ATTTTGTTATCATGAAAGACACCAAGAAGAAGATTCCATGCAGCAAGAAGCTTGGAGGATATTTGAGAGAGCAAAAGGGACGGCTGTACATCATCAGAAGATGCGTGGTCATGCTCATTTGTTGGAGTGACTAA